The Frondihabitans australicus genome includes a region encoding these proteins:
- the flgK gene encoding flagellar hook-associated protein FlgK has translation MSTFGSLNTAYRGLTAARAGLDITGQNISNASTDGYTRQRVTTSSIEAVQPGLFSTGTGIGQGVSIDGYQRIGDATLDQNVRQTASSSGYSGVRSSVLSNLESSLNEPGTSGLSAQLQGLWSAWGDVSNSPGTAAPASTLLGQAQSMADTIKTGYQAVSSQWSQVRSTVDTQAADLNSDAKQIAQLNSQIQQGLSTGGDVNELIDKRNTLTEDVAKLAGGTVHANSDGTVDVLIGGNALVSGSDYRTVQVSGGATLEGAAASPVQLEWTHRPGASVGLDGGELAGSLSVLAPADGNGTGGVLAEAAASYNSFATQLATAINSVYSTGATPSGTTGANFYSFSGTGPAATSLTVVPQSAADLQSGAVGAGALDGTVADQIATLGTGTNAPDRAWAGIVTAIGSAAKTEIAASDRATTAATSAKTQQNSTAGVDLDEENVNLLQYQHAYQGAARVMTAVDQMLDTLINHVGLVGIS, from the coding sequence ATGAGCACCTTCGGCAGCCTGAACACCGCCTACCGCGGACTCACCGCGGCTCGGGCCGGCCTCGACATCACCGGCCAGAACATCTCGAACGCGTCGACCGACGGCTACACGCGCCAGCGCGTCACCACGTCGTCGATCGAGGCGGTGCAGCCCGGCCTCTTCTCGACCGGCACCGGAATCGGCCAGGGCGTGTCGATCGACGGCTACCAGCGCATCGGCGACGCCACCCTCGACCAGAACGTTCGGCAGACCGCCTCGAGCTCCGGTTACTCCGGCGTGCGCTCGAGCGTGCTGTCGAACCTCGAGTCGTCGCTGAACGAGCCGGGCACCTCGGGCCTCTCGGCGCAGCTGCAGGGGCTCTGGTCGGCGTGGGGCGACGTGTCGAACTCCCCCGGCACCGCGGCTCCTGCCTCGACGCTGCTCGGCCAGGCGCAGTCGATGGCCGACACGATCAAGACCGGCTACCAGGCCGTGTCGTCGCAGTGGTCGCAGGTCCGCTCGACGGTCGACACCCAGGCCGCCGACCTCAACAGCGACGCGAAGCAGATCGCGCAGCTCAACTCGCAGATCCAGCAGGGTCTCTCGACCGGCGGCGACGTGAACGAGCTGATCGACAAGCGCAACACGCTCACCGAGGACGTCGCGAAGCTCGCCGGCGGCACCGTCCACGCGAACTCCGACGGCACCGTCGACGTGCTGATCGGCGGGAACGCCCTGGTCAGCGGCTCCGACTACCGCACCGTTCAGGTGAGCGGCGGGGCCACACTCGAGGGAGCCGCGGCCTCGCCCGTGCAGCTCGAGTGGACGCACCGCCCCGGCGCCTCGGTCGGCCTCGACGGCGGCGAGCTCGCCGGATCGCTCTCGGTCCTCGCACCCGCCGACGGCAACGGCACCGGCGGAGTCCTCGCCGAGGCTGCGGCGTCGTACAACTCGTTCGCCACGCAGCTGGCGACGGCCATCAACAGCGTCTACTCGACGGGTGCCACGCCCTCGGGCACGACCGGTGCCAACTTCTACTCCTTCTCGGGCACCGGCCCCGCCGCGACCAGCCTCACCGTCGTGCCGCAGTCGGCCGCCGACCTGCAGAGCGGCGCCGTGGGCGCAGGAGCGCTCGACGGCACGGTCGCCGACCAGATCGCCACCCTCGGCACGGGCACGAACGCACCCGACCGCGCCTGGGCCGGCATCGTCACCGCGATCGGCTCGGCCGCCAAGACCGAGATCGCCGCCTCCGACCGCGCCACCACGGCCGCAACGAGCGCGAAGACGCAGCAGAACTCCACCGCCGGCGTCGACCTCGACGAAGAGAACGTGAACCTGCTGCAGTACCAGCACGCCTACCAGGGCGCCGCCCGCGTGATGACGGCCGTCGACCAGATGCTCGACACCCTCATCAACCACGTCGGACTCGTGGGGATCAGCTGA
- a CDS encoding flagellar assembly protein FliW, translating into MSASLTFVTPPPGLDPVVDFTLDEVAGAAGLYSLHSTSEPLTRLFVLDAGVHLPEYSPVISQEQGDSLGVTDPDQAMLLVVANPAPSGTTVNLMAPIVVNSATGASAQVILENQDFELRHALRPRGAAAAPATARATPATVAARVPVAV; encoded by the coding sequence ATGAGCGCTTCACTGACCTTCGTGACTCCCCCTCCCGGCCTCGACCCGGTCGTCGACTTCACCCTCGACGAGGTCGCAGGAGCCGCGGGCCTGTACTCCCTGCACTCGACGTCCGAGCCGCTCACACGCCTCTTCGTGCTCGACGCCGGCGTGCACCTGCCCGAGTACTCGCCCGTCATCTCGCAGGAGCAGGGAGACTCCCTCGGCGTCACCGACCCCGACCAGGCGATGCTGCTCGTGGTCGCGAACCCCGCGCCCTCGGGCACCACGGTCAACCTCATGGCCCCGATCGTCGTGAACTCCGCGACCGGAGCCTCGGCGCAGGTGATCCTCGAGAACCAGGACTTCGAGCTGCGGCACGCGCTGCGGCCGCGCGGCGCTGCCGCTGCTCCTGCGACCGCGCGCGCCACGCCGGCCACGGTCGCCGCCCGCGTTCCCGTCGCCGTCTGA
- the flgL gene encoding flagellar hook-associated protein FlgL: MTNQTATFQAQRSLQYNAARLAQLTDQASSLKAISVPSDDPTATGQSMLVRSQQANNAQYTRNTTDGVGWLSTTDSALGDTTNILNRIRDLTVQGANDGTMSATSREAIATELVGLKSDLLASANTTYNGRSIFAGSSDAGAAYTAGTTTTDPTTGVTTTTEPTFNGVAGSSVQRRIADGTTVRVDTDGSAVFGTGTDSVFSMVDSIVSDLRSGVNISSHINDIDSRLTAVRGAWGDVGSREAQLTRAQTTLANSSTSLENQRSSVEDVDMAKVILDLKTQEVTYQSALAVTAKVIQPTLMDFLR, translated from the coding sequence GTGACCAACCAGACCGCCACCTTCCAGGCGCAGCGGTCGCTCCAGTACAACGCCGCGCGCCTCGCGCAGCTCACCGACCAGGCGTCGTCGCTCAAGGCGATCTCGGTGCCCTCCGACGACCCCACGGCGACCGGGCAGTCGATGCTCGTGCGTTCGCAGCAGGCCAACAACGCGCAGTACACGCGCAACACGACCGACGGTGTGGGCTGGCTGTCGACGACCGACTCCGCGCTCGGCGACACCACCAACATCCTGAACAGGATCCGAGACCTCACCGTCCAGGGCGCGAACGACGGCACCATGTCGGCCACCTCCCGCGAGGCGATCGCCACCGAGCTCGTCGGCCTCAAGAGCGACCTGCTCGCGAGCGCCAACACGACCTACAACGGCCGCTCGATCTTCGCGGGGTCCTCCGATGCGGGCGCCGCCTACACCGCCGGCACGACGACCACCGACCCGACCACGGGCGTCACGACCACCACCGAGCCGACCTTCAACGGCGTCGCGGGCTCCAGCGTGCAGCGCAGGATCGCGGACGGCACCACGGTGAGGGTCGACACCGACGGCTCGGCCGTCTTCGGCACCGGCACCGACTCGGTCTTCTCGATGGTCGACTCGATCGTGAGCGACCTCCGCAGCGGCGTCAACATCTCGTCGCACATCAACGACATCGACTCGCGCCTCACCGCCGTCCGGGGCGCCTGGGGCGACGTCGGCTCGCGCGAGGCCCAGCTCACGCGCGCCCAGACCACGCTCGCCAACTCGTCGACCTCGCTCGAGAACCAGCGGTCGAGCGTCGAGGACGTCGACATGGCGAAAGTCATCCTCGACCTCAAGACCCAAGAAGTGACCTACCAATCCGCCCTCGCGGTCACCGCCAAGGTGATCCAACCGACCCTGATGGACTTCCTGAGATGA
- a CDS encoding ArsR/SmtB family transcription factor, translating to MTITADDTRVLAALADETRQGILDVLGRAPASASALARELPISRQGTMKHLAVLESARLVRGAREGREVVYAVDTAPLRAAAEALARASEHWDRQLLLLKRAAEHPEP from the coding sequence GTGACGATCACCGCCGACGACACCCGGGTGCTGGCCGCGCTCGCCGACGAGACGCGTCAGGGGATCCTCGACGTCCTCGGGCGGGCGCCGGCCAGCGCCTCGGCGCTCGCGCGCGAGCTGCCGATCTCCCGGCAGGGCACCATGAAGCATCTGGCCGTGCTCGAGTCCGCGCGTCTCGTGCGGGGTGCCCGCGAGGGGCGGGAGGTCGTCTACGCGGTCGACACTGCGCCGCTCCGTGCGGCGGCAGAGGCGCTCGCGCGTGCGTCCGAGCACTGGGATCGCCAGCTCCTGCTGCTCAAGCGCGCCGCGGAGCACCCCGAGCCCTGA
- a CDS encoding flagellar protein FlgN, giving the protein MGVNELSAVLWRERELLELLTFKLEEEQLLLTAGKSRWIEHATREVEQVLERLRAAGLERTVEVAVVAEEWGTDETTPLRELIQHAPDGPWADIFTSHLRAMTELTTQIRQLRDENEQFLRAAARSTQETLATAASDPALYDASGTGRSASATSSHFFDGRL; this is encoded by the coding sequence GTGGGCGTGAACGAACTGTCCGCCGTGCTCTGGCGTGAGAGAGAGCTCCTGGAGCTGCTCACGTTCAAGCTGGAGGAGGAGCAGCTGCTCCTCACCGCCGGGAAGTCCCGGTGGATCGAGCACGCCACGCGTGAGGTCGAGCAGGTGCTCGAGCGTCTCCGCGCGGCCGGACTCGAGCGGACCGTCGAGGTCGCCGTCGTCGCCGAGGAGTGGGGCACCGACGAAACCACGCCGCTGCGCGAGCTGATCCAGCACGCCCCCGACGGCCCCTGGGCCGACATCTTCACCTCCCACCTGCGCGCCATGACCGAGCTCACCACGCAGATCCGCCAGCTCCGCGACGAGAACGAGCAGTTCCTGCGGGCCGCGGCGCGGTCGACGCAGGAGACGCTGGCCACCGCCGCCTCGGATCCCGCGCTCTACGACGCCTCGGGCACCGGGCGCAGCGCGTCCGCGACGAGCAGCCACTTCTTCGACGGGCGGCTCTAG
- a CDS encoding sigma-70 family RNA polymerase sigma factor: MNKIERNAMVVQNLPLVGYLVSEVCARATHLSRDDLASAGALALVQAADAFDPEQGVPFGAYARTRIMGAFADDMRSSDWASRGTRKRIKETLATQETLTAALGRTPSVDEIASSLGVDRQTAADALTDAARTVTAIDETVADQLAAEIILPEETLLEQERTCYLRAAVEALPEKMRYIVEKVYFGDSSVTEIAEELGITHSAVSQQRTEAIRLLRDALNTHYADDEATEVVYESKTAPARRAAYLSRVASGAVVGIGRAMQQANAPVAARAVAS; this comes from the coding sequence ATGAACAAGATCGAGCGCAACGCGATGGTGGTGCAGAACCTCCCTCTCGTCGGTTACCTCGTCTCCGAGGTGTGCGCCCGTGCGACGCACCTCAGCCGTGACGACCTCGCCTCGGCCGGCGCCCTCGCCCTCGTGCAGGCGGCCGACGCGTTCGACCCGGAGCAGGGCGTCCCCTTCGGCGCCTACGCCCGCACCCGCATCATGGGCGCGTTCGCCGACGACATGCGCTCGAGCGACTGGGCCAGCCGCGGCACCCGCAAGCGCATCAAGGAGACCCTGGCCACGCAGGAGACCCTGACCGCCGCCCTCGGCCGCACCCCCAGCGTCGACGAGATCGCCTCGTCGCTCGGCGTCGACCGCCAGACCGCCGCGGACGCGCTCACCGACGCCGCCCGCACCGTCACCGCCATCGACGAGACGGTCGCCGACCAGCTGGCCGCCGAGATCATCCTTCCCGAGGAGACCCTCCTCGAGCAGGAGCGCACCTGCTACCTCCGCGCCGCAGTGGAGGCCCTCCCCGAGAAGATGCGCTACATCGTCGAGAAGGTCTACTTCGGCGACTCGAGCGTCACCGAGATCGCCGAGGAGCTCGGCATCACCCACTCGGCTGTGTCGCAGCAGCGCACCGAGGCGATCCGCCTCCTGCGCGACGCGCTCAACACCCACTACGCCGACGACGAGGCGACCGAGGTCGTCTACGAGTCGAAGACCGCTCCCGCGCGTCGGGCCGCGTACCTCTCGCGCGTGGCGTCGGGTGCGGTGGTCGGCATCGGCCGTGCCATGCAGCAGGCGAACGCCCCGGTCGCGGCGCGAGCCGTCGCCTCCTGA
- a CDS encoding DUF427 domain-containing protein, translated as MKAVLGDGTVVAEAPESDLIKIEGNWYFPPASVNESLLEKTDTPYTCPWKGECQYFSVNGLQDRAWSYPTPYPTAFDRVGKDFSNYVAFWKEVQVTE; from the coding sequence ATGAAGGCAGTCCTGGGCGACGGAACCGTGGTGGCTGAGGCCCCCGAGTCCGACCTGATCAAGATCGAGGGCAACTGGTACTTCCCGCCGGCGAGCGTCAACGAGTCGCTCCTCGAGAAGACCGACACCCCCTACACCTGCCCGTGGAAGGGCGAGTGCCAGTACTTCTCGGTGAACGGCCTCCAGGACCGCGCGTGGAGCTACCCGACGCCGTACCCGACCGCGTTCGACCGCGTCGGCAAGGACTTCTCGAACTACGTGGCCTTCTGGAAAGAGGTCCAGGTCACCGAGTAG
- a CDS encoding CGNR zinc finger domain-containing protein — translation MPTGQWFTSDSGLKWYFDAGAVSLDFAYRGGFPAGTFGPGAGVPGTSAPAAGSEADAPGWDGLLVPADLDDFLRERFDGLGAPAGDRELHDARALRDAIARLALNAADGHLPRPDDIDIVNLYAALPDVPPSLGGGRRQAGAGRLRVGQALASIARDAVRLFGEVGFVGDPGRRIRHCSAEDCGLVFADESRAGSRRWCSMTTCGNRAKVRAHRARGAATR, via the coding sequence ATGCCGACAGGTCAGTGGTTCACGTCCGACTCGGGCCTGAAGTGGTACTTCGACGCGGGCGCGGTGAGCCTCGACTTCGCGTACCGCGGCGGATTCCCTGCGGGCACGTTCGGGCCGGGTGCGGGAGTGCCGGGCACCTCGGCTCCTGCGGCCGGATCGGAGGCCGACGCACCGGGCTGGGACGGCCTGCTCGTGCCGGCCGACCTCGACGACTTCCTGCGCGAGCGCTTCGACGGCCTCGGCGCGCCGGCCGGCGACCGCGAGCTGCACGACGCGCGAGCCCTGCGCGACGCGATCGCGCGGCTGGCCCTGAACGCCGCCGACGGGCACCTGCCTCGGCCCGACGACATCGACATCGTGAACCTCTACGCGGCGCTGCCCGACGTGCCGCCCTCGCTCGGCGGCGGTCGGCGCCAGGCGGGCGCGGGCCGACTCCGGGTCGGTCAGGCGCTGGCGTCGATCGCCCGAGACGCCGTGCGCCTCTTCGGCGAGGTCGGTTTCGTGGGCGACCCGGGGCGCAGGATCCGACACTGCTCAGCGGAGGACTGCGGCCTCGTCTTCGCCGACGAGTCGCGGGCCGGCTCCCGCAGGTGGTGCTCGATGACCACCTGCGGCAACCGGGCGAAGGTGCGGGCGCATCGCGCCCGCGGCGCCGCTACTCGGTGA
- a CDS encoding SprT-like domain-containing protein encodes MAELSRVTRWADALIALHLDPAVWSFGFDNAKTRAGLCDYGKKRITVSRHLAARFDDDEIHQVLLHEVAHAIAGSRAGHGPRWRAVATDLGYAGSRLHDGAIATELAPWIGLCPAGHEHFRYRSPARPLSCGKCSRRFDDANLITWRRRPAA; translated from the coding sequence GTGGCCGAGCTCTCGCGCGTCACCCGCTGGGCCGACGCCCTGATCGCGTTGCATCTCGACCCCGCCGTGTGGTCGTTCGGCTTCGACAACGCCAAGACCCGCGCGGGCCTGTGCGACTACGGCAAGAAGCGCATCACGGTCTCGCGCCATCTCGCCGCCCGGTTCGACGACGACGAGATCCACCAGGTGCTGCTGCACGAGGTCGCCCACGCGATCGCAGGATCACGAGCCGGCCACGGCCCCCGCTGGCGCGCCGTGGCCACCGACCTCGGCTACGCCGGTTCCCGCCTGCACGACGGCGCGATCGCCACCGAGCTCGCCCCGTGGATCGGCCTCTGCCCCGCCGGGCACGAGCACTTCCGTTACCGCTCGCCTGCTCGGCCCCTCTCGTGCGGCAAGTGCTCGCGGCGCTTCGACGACGCCAACCTCATCACCTGGCGGCGTCGCCCGGCCGCCTGA
- a CDS encoding VOC family protein, with the protein MSDAQFPRIRQTAIDTADPRGLADFYRQLLGLNWSPGDEPGGSYEKAQVEAGQPIDWVGLDDENGTRVLAFQLVVDLPRPVWPDGNPPQMMHLDTSVPTFADLERHRDRAVSLGAEIISDQSDDPDEALYVFADPSGHPFCIFVQPD; encoded by the coding sequence ATGAGCGACGCACAGTTTCCTCGGATCCGGCAGACCGCCATCGACACCGCAGACCCGCGGGGCCTGGCGGACTTCTACCGGCAGCTGCTCGGCCTGAACTGGTCGCCGGGCGACGAGCCGGGCGGCTCGTACGAGAAGGCCCAGGTCGAAGCCGGCCAGCCGATCGACTGGGTCGGGCTCGACGACGAGAACGGCACGCGCGTGCTGGCCTTTCAGCTCGTGGTCGACCTGCCCCGGCCGGTGTGGCCCGACGGCAACCCGCCGCAGATGATGCACCTCGACACCTCCGTGCCGACGTTCGCCGACCTCGAGCGGCATCGCGACCGGGCAGTCTCGCTCGGAGCCGAGATCATCAGCGACCAGAGCGACGATCCCGACGAGGCGCTCTACGTCTTCGCCGACCCCTCCGGCCACCCCTTCTGCATCTTCGTCCAGCCCGACTGA
- a CDS encoding DUF1684 domain-containing protein, which translates to MTETTADSAQYAIDVADWRRRIHALYREVRAAGERAEAGDEAAIEAAHDLWRRTRDDVFATHPSTPLLPDDRPGFTGLPTTPYDPAWRFEVEIQPAEAHRMIVPTGTDGDVPFDRIGLVDVPGVGRLDVWRLASYGGGIFVPVKDALAGKPGGTYGGGRYLIDTVKGADLGAGAAARSLVLDFNFAYNPSCAYDPAWACPLAQPGNTVPVEIPVGERYDGAY; encoded by the coding sequence GTGACCGAGACCACCGCCGACTCCGCCCAGTACGCCATCGACGTCGCCGACTGGCGCCGCCGCATCCACGCCCTCTACCGCGAGGTCCGCGCCGCGGGCGAGCGCGCCGAGGCGGGCGACGAGGCGGCGATCGAGGCCGCCCACGACCTGTGGCGCCGCACCCGCGACGACGTCTTCGCGACCCACCCGTCGACGCCCCTCCTGCCCGACGACCGCCCGGGCTTCACCGGCCTGCCGACGACCCCGTACGACCCGGCCTGGCGCTTCGAGGTCGAGATCCAGCCGGCCGAGGCTCACCGCATGATCGTCCCGACCGGCACCGACGGCGACGTCCCGTTCGACCGCATCGGCCTGGTCGACGTCCCGGGCGTCGGCAGGCTCGACGTCTGGCGCCTCGCCTCCTACGGCGGCGGCATCTTCGTGCCCGTGAAAGACGCTCTCGCGGGGAAGCCGGGCGGCACCTACGGCGGCGGCCGCTACCTGATCGACACGGTCAAGGGCGCCGACCTGGGGGCAGGAGCAGCGGCACGCTCCCTCGTCCTCGACTTCAACTTCGCCTACAACCCCTCCTGCGCCTACGACCCCGCCTGGGCCTGCCCGCTCGCGCAGCCTGGCAACACTGTGCCTGTGGAGATCCCGGTCGGCGAGCGGTACGACGGCGCCTACTGA
- a CDS encoding MSMEG_6728 family protein, which produces MQTFLPYADFDASARVLDDRRLGKQRVETLQVMKALTVPGYGWQHHPVTAMWRGYRPALMEYQEAICAEWARRGFQDTCLVKTRAVLDESPGDARAFDRHSYEMPPWLGREDVHLSHRSKLLQKAPELYRDVFASDPATLDYVWPVATA; this is translated from the coding sequence GTGCAGACCTTCCTCCCGTACGCCGACTTCGACGCGTCCGCTCGCGTGCTCGACGATCGGCGGCTCGGCAAGCAGCGCGTCGAGACGCTGCAGGTGATGAAGGCCCTCACGGTGCCCGGCTACGGCTGGCAGCACCATCCGGTCACGGCGATGTGGCGCGGCTACCGTCCGGCGCTCATGGAGTACCAGGAGGCCATCTGCGCCGAGTGGGCCAGGCGCGGCTTCCAGGACACCTGCCTCGTCAAGACCCGCGCCGTCCTCGACGAGTCGCCGGGCGACGCGCGCGCCTTCGACCGACACTCGTACGAGATGCCGCCCTGGCTGGGGCGGGAGGACGTTCACCTGTCGCATCGCTCGAAGCTCCTGCAGAAGGCGCCCGAGCTGTACCGCGATGTCTTCGCCTCGGATCCTGCGACCCTCGACTACGTCTGGCCCGTCGCCACCGCCTGA
- a CDS encoding DEAD/DEAH box helicase, whose product MSDTLTTTPEIDETEGTTFASLGVPAPIVKALAADGKTTAFPIQVDTLPDTLNGRDVLGRGKTGSGKTLAFSIPMAARLGGTLAGGKRRPGRPLGLVLAPTRELATQIDAVLAPMAAAYGMNTTTIFGGVSQNRQVQALKQGVDIVVACPGRLEDLMKQGFVKLDAVEITVLDEADHMADLGFLPGVTRILKSTPENGQCLLFSATLDNGVDKLVKQFLHNEVLHSVDEANSPVAKMTHHVFETESVETKKALITALASGKGRRILFMRTKHHAKKLAKQLTESGIPAVDLHGNLSQPQRDRNLAAFSAGEARVLVATDVAARGVHVDDIELVIHVDPPTEHKAYLHRSGRTARAGAEGDVVTLVIPSQKRDVAQMMKKAAITATVTPVTPDSPEVKALVGEKAAYVKPAPKSERQQQQGGGRSTGANAQRKRAARQNPDGTPIARKDRSGRPAVAQGAGADGSPRRGGNGSGRGQSAGARGGRGGQGGNPRGGADRSRSQAPRTGSTTFYSTESGASSSAPVRDSAPVRDERRPRRAQSDGGSSRTNQARNEQAEFAAQFEGGNGGGQRDGGSGGRGGNRRASSGGGRPGSLKVGSLVRGSAPRNGGGRGR is encoded by the coding sequence GTGTCAGACACCCTCACCACCACCCCCGAGATCGACGAGACCGAGGGCACCACCTTCGCCTCGCTCGGCGTCCCGGCCCCCATCGTCAAGGCGCTCGCCGCCGACGGCAAGACCACCGCGTTCCCGATCCAGGTCGACACGCTCCCCGACACCCTGAACGGCCGCGACGTCCTCGGCCGCGGAAAGACCGGCTCGGGCAAGACCCTCGCCTTCTCGATCCCCATGGCCGCGCGCCTCGGCGGCACCCTCGCCGGCGGCAAGCGCCGCCCGGGTCGCCCGCTCGGCCTCGTGCTCGCCCCGACTCGTGAGCTCGCCACGCAGATCGACGCCGTCCTGGCGCCGATGGCGGCCGCGTACGGCATGAACACCACCACGATCTTCGGCGGCGTCTCGCAGAACCGCCAGGTCCAGGCGCTCAAGCAGGGCGTCGACATCGTCGTCGCCTGCCCGGGCCGCCTCGAGGACCTCATGAAGCAGGGCTTCGTGAAGCTCGACGCCGTCGAGATCACCGTGCTCGACGAGGCCGACCACATGGCCGACCTGGGCTTCCTGCCCGGTGTCACGCGCATCCTGAAGTCGACGCCCGAGAACGGCCAGTGCCTGCTCTTCAGCGCCACGCTCGACAACGGCGTGGACAAGCTGGTCAAGCAGTTCCTCCACAACGAGGTGCTCCACTCGGTCGACGAGGCGAACTCACCCGTCGCGAAGATGACCCACCACGTGTTCGAGACCGAGTCGGTCGAGACGAAGAAGGCCCTCATCACCGCCCTCGCGTCGGGCAAGGGCCGCCGGATCCTGTTCATGCGCACCAAGCACCACGCGAAGAAGCTCGCGAAGCAGCTCACCGAGTCGGGCATCCCCGCCGTCGACCTGCACGGCAACCTCTCGCAGCCGCAGCGCGACCGCAACCTCGCGGCCTTCTCGGCCGGCGAGGCCCGCGTGCTCGTCGCGACCGACGTCGCCGCCCGCGGCGTGCACGTCGACGACATCGAGCTCGTGATCCACGTCGACCCGCCGACCGAGCACAAGGCGTACCTGCACCGCTCGGGCCGCACCGCTCGCGCCGGCGCCGAAGGCGACGTCGTCACCCTCGTCATCCCGTCGCAGAAGCGCGACGTGGCCCAGATGATGAAGAAGGCCGCGATCACCGCGACCGTCACCCCGGTCACGCCCGACTCGCCCGAGGTGAAGGCGCTCGTCGGCGAGAAGGCCGCCTACGTCAAGCCGGCGCCGAAGTCCGAGCGTCAGCAGCAGCAGGGCGGCGGCCGGTCGACCGGCGCGAACGCCCAGCGCAAGCGCGCAGCACGGCAGAACCCCGATGGCACGCCGATCGCCCGCAAGGACCGCTCCGGCCGTCCCGCCGTCGCTCAGGGCGCAGGAGCCGACGGCTCGCCCCGCCGCGGAGGCAACGGCTCCGGTCGCGGCCAGTCCGCCGGCGCACGCGGCGGTCGCGGCGGCCAGGGTGGCAACCCCCGTGGTGGCGCCGACCGCAGCCGTTCGCAGGCTCCCCGCACCGGCAGCACCACGTTCTACTCGACCGAGTCGGGCGCCTCGTCGTCGGCTCCGGTGCGCGACAGCGCCCCGGTCCGCGACGAGCGTCGGCCCCGCCGCGCCCAGTCGGACGGCGGCTCGAGCCGCACCAACCAGGCCCGCAACGAGCAGGCGGAGTTCGCCGCGCAGTTCGAGGGCGGCAACGGCGGCGGTCAGCGCGACGGTGGCAGCGGCGGGCGCGGCGGCAACCGCCGTGCGTCGTCCGGCGGCGGTCGCCCCGGCTCGCTGAAGGTCGGCTCGCTCGTCCGCGGCAGCGCGCCGCGCAACGGCGGCGGTCGCGGCCGCTAG
- a CDS encoding NADP-dependent oxidoreductase — MRVIGVNEFGGPDVLQIVEKPEPHAGPGEVRIAVTAVAVSPTDTMSRAGQGAPMAGPPYVVGMDAAGVVDEVGEGSPFAVGDEVMAITIPAGEHGGAYASFVVGPWQSMSRIPTGSSLEEASTLPMNGLTAVQALEKLALPAGATIAVTGAAGALGGYVVQLAKAAGLTVIADSSPSDEALVAGFGADVVVGRGDDVATRILQAAPEGVDAVVDTALQMSQVTSAVKPGGAFVSFRGWEGDGTPGVRFLTVRVAEEYRSHEKLDALRQAASDGVVTLRVAGVLPAAEAAEAHRRLEAGGSRGRFVLTF, encoded by the coding sequence ATGCGTGTGATCGGTGTGAACGAGTTCGGCGGCCCTGACGTCCTGCAGATCGTGGAGAAGCCGGAGCCGCATGCCGGCCCGGGCGAGGTGCGCATCGCCGTGACGGCCGTCGCCGTCAGCCCGACCGACACGATGAGCCGCGCGGGCCAGGGCGCGCCGATGGCCGGGCCGCCCTACGTCGTCGGCATGGATGCGGCCGGTGTCGTCGACGAGGTCGGCGAGGGCTCGCCGTTCGCGGTCGGCGACGAGGTGATGGCCATCACGATTCCCGCGGGCGAGCACGGCGGCGCGTACGCGTCGTTCGTCGTGGGCCCGTGGCAGTCGATGAGCAGGATCCCGACCGGGTCGTCCCTCGAGGAGGCCTCCACCCTCCCGATGAACGGCCTCACCGCCGTCCAGGCGCTCGAGAAGCTGGCGCTGCCGGCGGGCGCCACGATCGCGGTGACGGGCGCGGCGGGTGCCCTCGGCGGCTATGTCGTACAGCTGGCGAAGGCGGCGGGGCTGACGGTGATCGCCGACTCTTCACCGAGCGACGAGGCGCTGGTCGCGGGCTTCGGGGCGGACGTCGTCGTGGGGCGTGGGGACGACGTGGCGACCCGGATCCTGCAGGCCGCCCCTGAGGGTGTCGACGCGGTCGTCGACACGGCGCTGCAGATGTCGCAGGTGACGTCGGCGGTGAAGCCGGGCGGGGCGTTCGTGTCGTTCCGCGGGTGGGAGGGCGACGGGACGCCCGGGGTCCGCTTCCTCACCGTGCGGGTCGCCGAGGAGTACCGCTCGCACGAGAAGCTCGACGCGCTGCGGCAGGCGGCGTCCGACGGCGTCGTGACGCTGCGGGTCGCCGGGGTGCTGCCCGCCGCCGAGGCCGCTGAGGCGCACCGGCGCCTGGAGGCCGGCGGCTCGCGCGGCCGCTTCGTGCTCACCTTCTAG